TGAGTTCCAGGGTTTTCTGGAAGTCCGAATAGGCGCCGACCAGATCTCCGGTGTTTTCACGCGCGATGGCCCGGTTGTAATAGGCGGCATAGAGTTCCTGGCTGTCGAGTTCGATTGCCTTGTTCAGTGAGACCAGGGCTGAGTCGAAATCCTTGAGGAAAATATAGGCCGCTCCCTCGTTCAGCCAAACGGCGCCGAGCTCGGGTTTCATCTTCTTGGCGGTGCCGTAGTCGGACAGGGCGCCGTCATAATCGCCCGCCCGCATGCGCAGCACGCCGCGATTCGTGTAGGTCGCCGCCCGGTTCTCCAATTTCATCATTTCGGCCTGAATGGCCTTGGTGCAGATTCGCTCGCCTTCCTGAGGCGAAACACGGCCGTACAGGGCCGCTTCGTAGCAGTCGCTGGCGATTCCGCCGCCGATGACGGACACTTGAGCGGACGCAGTGGGCGCAGCGATAGCAAGTAAGCTGGCGGCAAGCAGGGCAGATCGGATCATGGTAGCCTCCGAATTACGGGAATTTACCATATCATTTTATCACCGACGAGGCGAGGCGACGACAGGCTGCGACAATATTGAGCGCGGAAAGAGGTAGGTTGCGGCTAGTACGTATTGTAGATACAGGAGCAGAGATTCCAACGAGACGAGGATTCCTTCGTGCGACACCTTCTTGCCGCTCTTAGCGCAGCGTTGTTCGCCGCTCCGGCTTTTGCTGCCATTCCGCGTGATGGCGCTCTGGGCTTCCAGCCCGCCGCGACGCGTATTGCCGAGCGTATTCACCACTTCCACACCTTCCTGCTGTGGATCATTATTCCCATTACGATTTTCGTTCTGCTTCTGCTGGCGTACGTGATGCTGCGCCACAATAAGCGGTCAAATCCAACACCACGGAAGTTCAGCCACAATACGCTGATCGAGGTGATCTGGACCGTCGTTCCGGCGCTGATCCTTGTGGCCATTGCCAGCCAGTCCTTCCCGAACCTTTACTATCAGGACGTTCCGCCGAACCTGCAGCAGGTTCAGGACAAGGCGAACAAGTTGCTCGCTGACGGCAAGTCGGGCGAGTACGAGCGCTTCACGAAGGAATACAATCCCGAGGCGGCTGCCCAGGGCTTCGTGAACGTCAAGGCGCAGGGTAACCAGTGGAACTGGACTTATACCTATCCGGATATCACTGATGACGCCGGCTACCCGCTGGAGTTCGTGTCGAACCCGCTTCAGGTCGGCCTGTCGACCGATTCCAAGGAAGGCGTTCGCAACCTGTCCGTCGACTATCCGATGGTCGTGCCGGTTGGCCGCTACGTCCGTTACTATACCGCCGCTGCCGACGTGATCCACTCGTTCGCCGTGCCGGCCTTCGGTATCAAGACGGATGCCGTTCCGGGCCGCCTGAACGAAGGCTGGTTCCTCGTTGACGAGCCCGGCACCTATTACGGCCAGTGCTCGGAACTGTGCGGTGTGAACCATGCTTTCATGCCGATCGAAGTCCGGGTCGTGCCGCAGGAACAATTCGATCGTTGGGCGCAGCTGATGCTGGCCGGCGACTATGATGCTGCGGCCGCTTCGGTGCAGAACATCGCTTCCGTTGAACCGGCGACCCAACTCGCCGCGATCACTGAATAACCCGAGAGAGAAGAGTACGTCCCATGCCCATGGATGAAGTCGCCCTCGACCACGCCCACGACGATCATGACCACAAGCCTGGTTTCTTCACGCGTTGGCTGTTTTCCACCAACCACAAGGATATCGGTACGCTGTACCTGATCTTCGCGATGATCGCGGGGATCGTGGGATACACGCTTTCCGGCCTGATCCGCTGGGAACTTGCCGAGCCGGGTATCGGCGTGCTGACGCGCTTCGTTGCCGGTGAAGGCGACGTGGCGATTCAGAATGCCAAGCATTTCTACAACATGGTCATCACCTATCACGGCCTGATCATGATCTTCTTCATGGTCATGCCGGCCCTGATCGGCGGCTTCGGCAACTGGTTCGTGCCTCTGATGATCGGCGCGCCTGACATGGCGTTCCCGCGGATGAACAACATCTCGTTCTGGCTGACCGTTGCTGCTTTCGTCCTGGCTTGCATCTCGATGACGATCCCGGGCGGTTCGGCGGGCAATGGCTTTGCAGGTGGTTGGGTGCTTTACCCGCCGCTGTCCTCGACGACCGGTCACCCCGGTCCTGCAATGGATGTCTTGATCCTTTCGCTCCACACTGCCGGTATCGCGTCGATCCTGGGTGCCATCAACTTCATCGTGACCATCCTGAACATGCGCGCGCCGGGCATGACCCTGCACAAGATGCCGCTGTTCGCCTGGGGTGTGCTCGTAACGGCTGTCCTGCTTCTGCTGTCACTTCCGGTGCTCGCTGCTGCGCTGACCATGCTGTTGACGGACCGGAACTTCGGTTCCCAGTTCTTCAACCCGGCCGGTGGCGGTGACCCGGTCATGTTCCAGCACCTGTTCTGGTTCTTCGGTCACCCGGAAGTCTACATCATGATCCTGCCGGCCTTCGGCATCATCAGCCACATCGTGTCGACCTTCTCCAAGAAACCGATCTTCGGTTATCTCGGCATGGCCTACGCCATGGTGTCGATCGGCGTCATTGGCTTCGTCGTGTGGGCGCACCACATGTACACGGTCGGTATGGATGTGGACCTGAAAGCCTATTTCGTTGCCGCGACGATGGTCATCGCCGTTCCGACGGGGATCAAGATCTTCTCGTGGATCGCCACGATGTGGGGCGGTTCGATCGAATTCAAGGTCCCGATGCTCTGGGCCATTGGCTTCATCGCGCTCTTCACAGTTGGCGGGGTCACAGGGGTTGTGCTTGCCAATGCGGGCATCGACCACTCGCTGCACGACACTTATTACGTGGTGGCGCACTTCCACTACGTGCTGTCGCTCGGCGCTGTGTTCGGTCTCTTCGCAGGCTGGTACTACTGGTTCGAGAAAATGTTCGGCATCAAGTACAATGGTTTCCTTGGCGGCCTGCATTTCTGGCTGATGTTCATCGGCTCCAACGTCCTGTTCTTCCCGCAGCACTTCCTGGGCCTGCAGGGCATGCCGCGCCGCTACATCGACTATGCCGACGGCTTTGCCACCTGGCACCACATCTCTTCGATCGGTTACGCCATCACCATGGTTGCCACGCTGGTCTTCTTCATCGGTTTGGCTGAAGCCCTGATCCGCCGTCGCAAGGGTGTGGCCAATCCGTGGGGCGAAGGTGCCACGACGCTGGAATGGACGCTGCCGTCGCCGCCGCCGTTCCACCAGTACAATGAACTGCCGCACGTTACGGCCAAGGGCGGTCACTAACTCACCGCTTGAGATACTCAATCGCAGCGGCCTCTCGTCCCACGAGAGGCCGTTCGCATTCGGAAGTCCCGGAAAGAAGGACGTGAAACGTTGAACATGCGCCTGCCCATCGTGATTGGCATGTATGCCTTCATCGTGGTGTTTCTGCCGCGCAATCCGGCCGTGGACCGCATGTTCGACAAGGTGCGGACCATCGATCCGGATATTGCGATTACAGTCTCCGTCGTGGCGCTGATCGCCGGAAGTATTGGTTTGTGGGTTCTCTGGCGCCAGCCGAAGGGCCTGCTGCGGACAAAGCCAAGCCGTAAATTGGTGATCGTCAATTCCGGTCTTGTCGGCATCGTGTTCGCAGGCATTTTCGACGTCATGCAAAAGCTGTCCGGGACCTCGACGGATCTGATCAGCCTGATCCTGGTGCCGATCGCCTTCATGATTGCGGAAGCCACTTACCTGGCACTCGAATGGCGCATGAACCGCAAGTTTGATAAGGAATAGGGCGGTATTTGGCCTCAATGACCCAATTGTCGCGCTGACAGCACTGACTTCCACACCCATACCATTAACAGAGCAACCGGACCTGAAATGACCGACGCCCCCGCCACTCCAGAAAAGCGCTACGGCACTGCTGGCGACTATGTGCAGCTGCTCAAGCCGCGCATCATGATGCTGGTCGTGTTCACCGCAGTGGCGGGTCTGATTGCGGCCACCGGCGTGACCGGTCAGTCAATGAATCCAGTCATGGCAGCGATCGCCGTGCTTGCCGTGGCGCTTGGGTCCGGCGCGGCGGGCGCGATCAACATGTGGTACGATTCCGATATCGACCAGGTGATGACGCGAACGTCCACGCGGCCGATCCCGTCCGGAGCTGTGCCGCGTGAAGAGGCAATTGCAATGGGCATGATCATGAGCGGCGTGTCCGTTCTGCTCATGTGGCTTGCGTCGAACTGGCTGGCAGCTGCGTTGCTCGCATTTTCGATCTTCTACTACGGCGTCATTTACACGATGTGGCTGAAGCGTTCGACGCCGCAGAACATTGTTATCGGCGGTGGAGCCGGGGCCTTTCCGCCGGTGATCGGCTGGGCGGCCGTAACGGGCAATACGCCACTTGATGCGTGGATCCTTTTCGCCATCACCTTCTTCTGGACCCCACCGCATTTCTGGGCGCTGAGCCTGCTGGCCCATTCGGAATATGAAAAAGCAGGCGTGCCGATGCTGCCGGTGACGCATGGTGCGAAAGCCACCCGGCTGCAGATGCTGATCTATACATTTGTACTGGCGGCAGTTTCCATGGCGCCGTTGGTGACCGGGCTTGGCGGCTGGGTCTATGGCGTCGTGACAGGCGTGTTGAACCTCGCCTTCCTGTATTTTGCGGTGCGTGTCTGGCGCTCGCATGCCGGAGACAATGGGGCCTCGGGGGCAGACCAGAAGCTGGCACGCAGCATGTTCCTGTTTTCGATCCTTTATCTGTTCCTCGTCTTCGCGGCTCTGATCGTAGAGCACGCGGCCGGACTGCATTTTCCTGTCGGAGTCCTGTAAATGAGCAATGAGGATCTGAAACCGGGTGAGGAAAGTTTCCCGGAGCCCGCGCATCTGGACGCTGCGGCGCGCACGGCCCAAAAGCGGCGAAATCTGTGGTTGGGGCTGGCGTTGCTGGGCTTTGTCTTTCTCGTGGGGCTCACCACTTTCGTGCGCCTCAGCGGGTCGCAGGACAATCAGGCCAACTTCTATTACAATATGAATCAGACCGGGCAGGAAGAAACGCCGGCGCTTCCGCCGGGAATGTCGCCGGATCAGGCCGCGCCGCCAGAGGTTCTATCGGTGGATCCTGAGGTTTCGGAGGAGATCATCGTGGAAGAGGAGACACCCGAGCAATGAGACTGTCGAACGCCAAAGTCGCCGGCATTTCGCTGGCGGTCTTCACGGCCATGCTGGGCCTCGGATTTGCCGCGAAGCCGCTGTACGGCACCTTCTGCCGGGTGACCGGATACGGTGGTACCACCAGAATCGCCACATCGGCGCCGAAGGAGATTGTCGATCAGACCATCACCGTGCGTTTCGATACGAATGTGGCCGACGTACCGTTGGAATTCCGCCCATTACAGCGCTCCGAAGATGTGAAAATCGGTCAGCATGGCCTGGCGTTTTTCGAGGTGTCCAATCCGACCGACGAAGAAATTCACGTTATTGCGGCGTATAATGTGACGCCGCATTATTCCGGCAAATACTTCAACAAGCTGGAGTGTTTCTGTTTCGATGAGCGGGTGATTGCGCCTCACGAGACCAAGAAACTGCCCGTGGTGTACTTCATCTCGCCAGATATGGTGGATGACCATGTGGCAGACCAGCTGGAGACGATTACGCTCAGCTACACTTTCTATGAAAGTTCGAAATACAATGGGCCCAAGACCCAAGCGGCTTTAGGTGCGGCGAATTCAGCCACGGGCGGCTGAAACTGTTGCACTTTCGGTCCGGAGCGGTCTAAACAGCTCAGAGATTCTAGGGATATAAATCAAGGGGTCCGCCAGACATGGCTCACGGCGAAGTCAAACACGATTATCATCTGGTCAACCCGTCACCGTGGCCGCTGCTCGGCTCGTTGTCGGTACTGGTTCTGGCGCTTGGCGGCGTCAATTTCATGAAAGGCCTTTTCGGCATGGAAAAGGGAACCGTGTGGCTTCTGGCCCTCGGTTTTGCCATGGTCGGCTGGGTCATGATCGGCTGGTGGCGCGAAGTCATCAAGGAAGGCAAGATCGGCGACCATACGCCGGTTGTTTCCATTGGTCTCCGCTACGGCATGATTTTGTTTATCGCTTCTGAAGTGATGTTCTTCGTCGGCTGGTTCTGGAGCTTCTTCGAATTTGCCATTTTCCACGGCGCCCGCGTCGGTGAAACCTGGGACGCAGCCAATCCGCTGTTCGCGGACGCTCTGTCGAAATTCAGTGATTGGCCGCCGGTTGGCGTCGAAACCTTCGACCCGTTTCATCTGCCGCTGATCAACACACTGATCCTGCTGCTGTCCGGTACGACTGTGACCTGGGCGCACCACGCGCTGCAGCATGATGACCGGTCCGGCGCAAAACTGGGCCTTCTGGTTACTATCCTGCTCGGCATGGCCTTCACCGCGCTGCAGGTGTTCGAGTACAGCCACGCTCAATTCAGCTTCGATGGCACGCTGTATGGTTCGGCCTTCTTCATGGCCACCGGCTTCCACGGCGCACACGTTGTGATCGGTACGTTGTTCCTGATCGTGTGCCTGCTTCGCCTGCTTATGGGCGGCATGTCGGCCAAGAAACATCTCGGCTTTGAATTTGCCGCTTGGTACTGGCACTTCGTTGACGTCGTCTGGCTGTTCCTGTTCGCCTTCGTCTACGTGACGCCCTACCTCGCGCTGGGTGCCGGGCACTAGACGGCCGCGCAAACGACGCGCTGACTTTCCAGGGGCCCGCCGGCGCGCAATCGCCCGGCGGGCTCTGCTTATTCGGGCAGGGCCGTTCCCTGCGGCTGAAAGGGTCGAAGATGACTTTTCGTCCGTATCCCGTGATGACCGTACTGACGCTGATCAGCCTCGGCATCCTGATCTGGCTTGGCAACTGGCAGTATGGCCGTTTCACAGAGAAAATGGCGCTTGACCGGCAGACGCCGGACTGGACCGTTCTGGACGGTGAGATCGTGCCCGGCAGCGAAATTCTTTCCTACTATTTTGTGGAAGGGCAATCGGGTTGGATGCGCGTGGTCGCCGTCGATACGGGTGAGGCTGTGGTCTACACGCCAATCGAAATCGTCCAGCAAATCGACCCTCCAGGCGTTTGTGAGGGTGAACACTGTCCGGCGGGCCGGTTGTCAGCCAGAGGGGTCTATAAGCCAGCCTTCAAGCGCAACGCCTTCACCGCCGCAGACGACAAGGCAAATCGTGTCTTCTATGTCCTGGACCCTGCAGAGTTCGCGTCGCTTCTCCCGGATGAACCGGCTTCGCGCGTGAAGCTGGAAGTATTCGAGCCGGAGGTCATCCGTTTCGTCTCCGAAAGCGGCCCCTATCTGATCGACAATCCCTATGCGCGTCTGCGCCTGGATGACGAATTGCCACCACAACGGCATTTTGGGTATGCGATCACCTGGTGGGGGCTGGCCATGGCGCTTATCGGCGTATATCTCGCCTTTCATCACCAGAAGGGACGTCTCAGGTTCCGGAACGAGGGCAAATCGTGAAGTATATCTCTACCCGGGGCCAGGCTCCGTCTACTGACTTTGCCGGCGCGTGCCTGGCTGGCCTGGCGCCGGACGGCGGGCTGTATGTGCCGGAAAGTTTTCCGCAGATTGATCCCCCTGCAAAGGGCGAAACCTATCATGAAGTCGCCGCGCGCATTCTTTCCGCTTTCACGGGCGATGCGATTCCGCTGGACGACCTGAAACCGCTTTGCGCGCGGGCATATGGCAGCTTCGCGCACCAATGCGTCGCTCCGCTGACCCAGTGGCGTCAGGATGCATGGCTGATGGAATTGCATCATGGCCCGACGCTGGCGTTCAAGGATATCGCGATGCAGATCATCGCGCAGATCTACGACTATCTCCTCGATAAATCCGGACAGCGTATGATGATTGTCTGCGCGACCTCTGGTGACACAGGGGGCGCAGCAGCAGCCGCGTTTGCCGGCGCAAAGAATACTGATCTCGTGATCCTGCATCCGCATGGGCGGATTTCGCCGGTGCAGCGGATGTTCATGACCACGACCGGCGCGTCGAATATCGTGAACCTGGCGCTTGATGGCGATTTCGATGACTGTCAGGCGATCGTGAAAGACATGTTCGGTGACCGGGAATTTGTAAACCGGGTGAATCTGTCTGGCGTCAATTCCATTAACTGGGCCCGGGTGGCAGCGCAGTCGGTCTATTACGCGACAGTGCAGGCGGCGCTTGGCGGCGCGCTCCGCTTTGTCGTGCCCAGCGGAAACATGGGTGATGCGCTGGCGGGGTATGTGGCTGCGCGCTGCGGTCTTCTGAGTGGTGGATTCGAAGCGGTGTGTGCGGTGAACGCGAACGATGCGCTCGCCCGCCTGTTCAATACCGGCGTGATGTCCCGCGCCTCGGCGGTCGCGACGCCGAGCCCGGCTATGGATATTTCCGTGCCGTCCAACTTCGAACGGCTGCTGTTTGAAATGACCGGGCGTGATGCCGATGCCGTCCGCACCACATACGATACCTACAAGCAGGCTGGCGAAGCGCCTTTGCCGGAAGAGGCTGTCTCACGCCTGAAATGCTCTGGCCTGTCGGCCGCCTCTGTCAGCAATGACGAGACTATGGGGGAGATGGCGCGTTTCGAACAGGAGACAGGGTGGCAGATTTGTCCGCATACAGCGGTCGGAACCTTCCACGCTCGCCGTCTGCCTGACGCCGATGTCAAAACGGTAGTTCTCGCCACTGCGGCGGCGGCCAAGTTTCCTGAAACTGTGGAAGAGGCGACCGGGCGCAAGCCTGTGATGCCCGCGCGGGCGGAAGCGCTCTACCAACACGACGAAGTGTTTGAGCGGACTGAGGCATCCATTGCCGCTGTCCGCGCGCGCATCGAGCAGCATGTGGGGCGGAGCCGGTAGAATGTTGCCGCCCTTGCGCGAAACGCTGGTAACGACGGAGCGGCTGGTGCTCGCGCCGCCGTTCCGGGCCGATTTTGCGGAGTGGGCAGATTTGCGGGAGCGCAGCCGGACGCATCTGGAGCCCTGGGAACCTGTCTGGCCAAGCGATGTGCACAGCAAGGCGGACTGGAGCCGGCGCCTGAAGGCCTGGCACAGCAGTTGGCGTAATGGCCGGGCGCACGTCTTCCTGATCCGCCGTCAAACCGACAACCGGCTCATCGGAGGCGTTTCGCTTACCAATGTACGTGGCTGGCCGGCCCAGGCCGCCAATCTCGGCTACTGGATCGGGGCGGACCATCAAGGCAACGGATACATGCATGAAGCCGTAGGCACGATTTGTACCTGGGCGTTCCAGATTCTTGACCTTTGGCGTATCGAAGCGGGTACCTTGCCAACCAATAAACGGTCTCAGCGGGTCCTCGCGAAAGTCGGTTTCGAACGGGAAGGATATGCCCGCGATTATCTCGAGATTGCGGGAAAGCGTGAAGACCACGTACTTTTCGCTCTCGTCAGGCCGACGATGCAGCGTTAGATTCACAACATCATGGCGCAACCTTCCGAGATAAGCCCGCAGGGCAACTGGCACTGGAGTGCCCCGGCCAAGCGCCTCGTGATCGATGTGCCGCCTGGGTCTCCCTATTCTGAGCTGTCCGGGGACTGGTCCATCGATGCGCTGGAACAGATGCTCGAGGGCCTGAGCCGCGGACGCCTGGAGCGGACATTCGACGCAGGTGAGGGGCCTGTACGCTGCAACCTCCGCCTGTCGAGCGGGCGCGGTGTCCATCTTGTCGGGGCGTTTGTCGGAGATACGGAAGCGCGCGGCATGCTGCTGACGGGAGATGATCTGCAGGAGATCGACCCGTCAGACCTGAAGCCCGGGCCGGACCTCGCGCCGGTCTTCCAGCCAATTGTGTCTTTGCGCAACGGGCAGGTTGCCGGATTTGAGGCACTGGCCCGTTGGGACGATGGTGACTTCACGTCGCCGCCCAGCCGATATGAGGATGAGGCGCTCGCCTCCAACATGCTGATCCGATCCGCTGAAGCTCTGGCGCGGCTGCGCGACATTACAGGGCGCGAGGACCTGTTCATGCAGGTCAACCTGACAGCGAGAGATCTCGCCCGCGGGACGTTGCCTGCGCTCGTTGAGGCATTGATCAACGGCTATAATTTGCCGGAACGCTCGATGAAGATCGAGTTGACCGAACAGGCTGCCCTGCGCGACGCAGATTTTGCCTTGTCGGCGGCCCTCGCATTGAAAGCCGTGGGGGCGGGGCTGGTTCTGGATGATTTCGGCACCGGGCATTCTTCGTTCGCCTGGCTGGCGGATCTTCCGGCGGATAGCCTCAAGATCGACCACGGCCTGACCCGGCGGCTGGGCCAGCACCGGACGGACACAATCCTTTCAACCATCACGCTCCTTGCCAATCGCCTTGGCATGACCAGCACGGCGGAGGGGGTTGAACGCAAGGAAGACGCAGCGCGGCTGCGCGCGCTCGGCTTCGATCATGTGCAGGGATTTGCGTTTGCGCGGCCTATGGATATCGAATCCGCGATCCGCTTCATGCGCTATTGACCAGGGCTCGGGTCAGGCGTTTCCCGGATCAACCTGCAATCTTGCGCTGTCGATACCGAGGCGGCCAAGCGCGTGGCGCCATTTGCGCTCATGCGCGCTGGAGAAAATGAGTTCGGGATCAAGGTCACAAACCAGCCAGGCATTCTCGGCCAGTTCCACTTCCAACTGGCCCGCGCCCCAGCCGGAATAGCCAAGCGCCAGCACACTGCGCCGGGGTGGCTGGACGGACCCCATGGCATGCAGGATGTCTCGCGTGGCGGTCATGCAGATGTCGCCTTCGACCGGCAGGCTGGCGCCTTCATTGTAGACATCGTCGGTGTGCAGCACGAATCCACGGTCGGAACTCACCGGGCCGCCATCCAGCACGAACGTGTCCGGCACATCTGCTTCAATCGGCACATCGAGTTGTTCGAACAATTGGGGCAGGCGCAGATGCGCCATCGGCTTGTTCAGCACGATACCCATCGCGAATTCCGGGGAATGCGCAC
This is a stretch of genomic DNA from Hyphomonas adhaerens MHS-3. It encodes these proteins:
- a CDS encoding tetratricopeptide repeat protein; its protein translation is MIRSALLAASLLAIAAPTASAQVSVIGGGIASDCYEAALYGRVSPQEGERICTKAIQAEMMKLENRAATYTNRGVLRMRAGDYDGALSDYGTAKKMKPELGAVWLNEGAAYIFLKDFDSALVSLNKAIELDSQELYAAYYNRAIARENTGDLVGAYSDFQKTLELNPEFERAKWQLTRFTVTN
- the coxB gene encoding cytochrome c oxidase subunit II — translated: MRHLLAALSAALFAAPAFAAIPRDGALGFQPAATRIAERIHHFHTFLLWIIIPITIFVLLLLAYVMLRHNKRSNPTPRKFSHNTLIEVIWTVVPALILVAIASQSFPNLYYQDVPPNLQQVQDKANKLLADGKSGEYERFTKEYNPEAAAQGFVNVKAQGNQWNWTYTYPDITDDAGYPLEFVSNPLQVGLSTDSKEGVRNLSVDYPMVVPVGRYVRYYTAAADVIHSFAVPAFGIKTDAVPGRLNEGWFLVDEPGTYYGQCSELCGVNHAFMPIEVRVVPQEQFDRWAQLMLAGDYDAAAASVQNIASVEPATQLAAITE
- the ctaD gene encoding cytochrome c oxidase subunit I codes for the protein MPMDEVALDHAHDDHDHKPGFFTRWLFSTNHKDIGTLYLIFAMIAGIVGYTLSGLIRWELAEPGIGVLTRFVAGEGDVAIQNAKHFYNMVITYHGLIMIFFMVMPALIGGFGNWFVPLMIGAPDMAFPRMNNISFWLTVAAFVLACISMTIPGGSAGNGFAGGWVLYPPLSSTTGHPGPAMDVLILSLHTAGIASILGAINFIVTILNMRAPGMTLHKMPLFAWGVLVTAVLLLLSLPVLAAALTMLLTDRNFGSQFFNPAGGGDPVMFQHLFWFFGHPEVYIMILPAFGIISHIVSTFSKKPIFGYLGMAYAMVSIGVIGFVVWAHHMYTVGMDVDLKAYFVAATMVIAVPTGIKIFSWIATMWGGSIEFKVPMLWAIGFIALFTVGGVTGVVLANAGIDHSLHDTYYVVAHFHYVLSLGAVFGLFAGWYYWFEKMFGIKYNGFLGGLHFWLMFIGSNVLFFPQHFLGLQGMPRRYIDYADGFATWHHISSIGYAITMVATLVFFIGLAEALIRRRKGVANPWGEGATTLEWTLPSPPPFHQYNELPHVTAKGGH
- the cyoE gene encoding heme o synthase, whose product is MTDAPATPEKRYGTAGDYVQLLKPRIMMLVVFTAVAGLIAATGVTGQSMNPVMAAIAVLAVALGSGAAGAINMWYDSDIDQVMTRTSTRPIPSGAVPREEAIAMGMIMSGVSVLLMWLASNWLAAALLAFSIFYYGVIYTMWLKRSTPQNIVIGGGAGAFPPVIGWAAVTGNTPLDAWILFAITFFWTPPHFWALSLLAHSEYEKAGVPMLPVTHGAKATRLQMLIYTFVLAAVSMAPLVTGLGGWVYGVVTGVLNLAFLYFAVRVWRSHAGDNGASGADQKLARSMFLFSILYLFLVFAALIVEHAAGLHFPVGVL
- a CDS encoding cytochrome c oxidase assembly protein — protein: MRLSNAKVAGISLAVFTAMLGLGFAAKPLYGTFCRVTGYGGTTRIATSAPKEIVDQTITVRFDTNVADVPLEFRPLQRSEDVKIGQHGLAFFEVSNPTDEEIHVIAAYNVTPHYSGKYFNKLECFCFDERVIAPHETKKLPVVYFISPDMVDDHVADQLETITLSYTFYESSKYNGPKTQAALGAANSATGG
- a CDS encoding cytochrome c oxidase subunit 3, producing MAHGEVKHDYHLVNPSPWPLLGSLSVLVLALGGVNFMKGLFGMEKGTVWLLALGFAMVGWVMIGWWREVIKEGKIGDHTPVVSIGLRYGMILFIASEVMFFVGWFWSFFEFAIFHGARVGETWDAANPLFADALSKFSDWPPVGVETFDPFHLPLINTLILLLSGTTVTWAHHALQHDDRSGAKLGLLVTILLGMAFTALQVFEYSHAQFSFDGTLYGSAFFMATGFHGAHVVIGTLFLIVCLLRLLMGGMSAKKHLGFEFAAWYWHFVDVVWLFLFAFVYVTPYLALGAGH
- a CDS encoding SURF1 family cytochrome oxidase biogenesis protein, giving the protein MTFRPYPVMTVLTLISLGILIWLGNWQYGRFTEKMALDRQTPDWTVLDGEIVPGSEILSYYFVEGQSGWMRVVAVDTGEAVVYTPIEIVQQIDPPGVCEGEHCPAGRLSARGVYKPAFKRNAFTAADDKANRVFYVLDPAEFASLLPDEPASRVKLEVFEPEVIRFVSESGPYLIDNPYARLRLDDELPPQRHFGYAITWWGLAMALIGVYLAFHHQKGRLRFRNEGKS
- the thrC gene encoding threonine synthase — its product is MKYISTRGQAPSTDFAGACLAGLAPDGGLYVPESFPQIDPPAKGETYHEVAARILSAFTGDAIPLDDLKPLCARAYGSFAHQCVAPLTQWRQDAWLMELHHGPTLAFKDIAMQIIAQIYDYLLDKSGQRMMIVCATSGDTGGAAAAAFAGAKNTDLVILHPHGRISPVQRMFMTTTGASNIVNLALDGDFDDCQAIVKDMFGDREFVNRVNLSGVNSINWARVAAQSVYYATVQAALGGALRFVVPSGNMGDALAGYVAARCGLLSGGFEAVCAVNANDALARLFNTGVMSRASAVATPSPAMDISVPSNFERLLFEMTGRDADAVRTTYDTYKQAGEAPLPEEAVSRLKCSGLSAASVSNDETMGEMARFEQETGWQICPHTAVGTFHARRLPDADVKTVVLATAAAAKFPETVEEATGRKPVMPARAEALYQHDEVFERTEASIAAVRARIEQHVGRSR
- a CDS encoding GNAT family N-acetyltransferase gives rise to the protein MLPPLRETLVTTERLVLAPPFRADFAEWADLRERSRTHLEPWEPVWPSDVHSKADWSRRLKAWHSSWRNGRAHVFLIRRQTDNRLIGGVSLTNVRGWPAQAANLGYWIGADHQGNGYMHEAVGTICTWAFQILDLWRIEAGTLPTNKRSQRVLAKVGFEREGYARDYLEIAGKREDHVLFALVRPTMQR
- a CDS encoding EAL domain-containing protein; this translates as MAQPSEISPQGNWHWSAPAKRLVIDVPPGSPYSELSGDWSIDALEQMLEGLSRGRLERTFDAGEGPVRCNLRLSSGRGVHLVGAFVGDTEARGMLLTGDDLQEIDPSDLKPGPDLAPVFQPIVSLRNGQVAGFEALARWDDGDFTSPPSRYEDEALASNMLIRSAEALARLRDITGREDLFMQVNLTARDLARGTLPALVEALINGYNLPERSMKIELTEQAALRDADFALSAALALKAVGAGLVLDDFGTGHSSFAWLADLPADSLKIDHGLTRRLGQHRTDTILSTITLLANRLGMTSTAEGVERKEDAARLRALGFDHVQGFAFARPMDIESAIRFMRY
- a CDS encoding YqgE/AlgH family protein, whose translation is MDTDLTGKLLIALPGIGDTRFARSVILVCAHSPEFAMGIVLNKPMAHLRLPQLFEQLDVPIEADVPDTFVLDGGPVSSDRGFVLHTDDVYNEGASLPVEGDICMTATRDILHAMGSVQPPRRSVLALGYSGWGAGQLEVELAENAWLVCDLDPELIFSSAHERKWRHALGRLGIDSARLQVDPGNA